The genomic DNA TATCTTGCATCTGTCAAAGTCACCATGATGTTAAGCTACACATATTGcaagaaatatgaaaataatgagAAATAATTGCTTCCATTTTTTCGGGGGTGGCATGTCGTCATACCATAATATTGTTGTTTGATTCAACGTCAATACTATTAAAATTCCTTGCAAGTGGAACAACTTGCTCGCCTACTTTACGTCCTTGTTCAAGCCAATACCGTTCTACAAGTTATATGAATTCAATCATCAGCAATGCTACCACAAATTCAATATCCCACAATACATAAAGGTTTCCTAGTGTAGACACGATTTGTCATTTAACTTGAACTAGAGCTTTAACAGCTAAGAAGTTTTGGTATGCATACCTTTCTGCAAGATAATCAACCCTGATGGATTGAAGCCATCCATATCTTCAGCTTcagttttgaaaatatatctCCTCCAACCCCCCAGAAAATCAAATACTTTGTCAAAGAAGTTGCTTGCAACCAAGAGGGTGTATATAACCATTATTAGTGGAAagattttgttaaatttatcTCCAAAGAAAGGGACAGCATTATCAATGTTCCCCATTCGCTGCAAGCAATTGCAAAATGCACCAAGTTAGAAGAAAACATATTTGAAATATGGGCCAATAAACTTCATGGAGACATAGTAGTACATTCCATCTTTTTCTACTTACAATATGTTtcctttatattatatatatatatatatatatatatatatatatatatatatatatatatatatatatatatagagagagagggcatatcaaatgagaggagttgttatagtgagagatgagaggagtAATTAACAACCATCCGATTAAATCCAACGGCTAAGATGCTTTCAACTTTAAAATATACTAAAACCATATGATTAATTTCCCCTTCTTCTCAAGCGTGGCTTCTCTTTCTTGTCCAGTTGCAAAACAAAAACTGCATCTTTCCTTCTCCCTTCTTCTCAAACGTGACTTCCCCTTGTACCATTTATGCAGCTATATGAATCgttgtttttttagaggaataagaatcgttgttgttgttgtcaatCTCTtcccaaacaaaaatcaaattaaagacataaacttttttttaaaaaaatcaacacaaagCTTAGATATTCAACAATGGAGGCTTGCTATTCATGCTTTAATTTCAATCGAACAGTTCtcttatttgaaataaaattaaatactctccttccataattttttttttctttgtaatttcataaattaatttaattccttaaaaagtAGGTTGAAAAATTAGAATCCAAAGGTAGAATCAAAAAGTTTCCAATCTGGAaatctgaagaagaagaggaggaggaaaTTTGTGGACATCCAAGTAATGGGTTTGAAGAGGAAATTCATAGGAACCAGCAAAAGAATTCCAAACAGtacgaagaagaaaaataagggAATTAATCACAtggttttattatattttaaagctGAAAGCATCTTAACCGTTGGATTTAATCGGATGGTTATTAATTactcctctcatctctcactaTAACaactcctctcacttgatatgtcCTCTATATGAGGGCATTTCAAATGAGAGGGCTTTTTAAATGAGAGGATGAGAGGAGTTAATAagaaccattagattaaataaatGGCTCTGATTAAATGATTCATTAAAAGTTTACTCTGACTGTTTGCCTGCCTCGCTTTCACGCTGACTACTCAGTCTCCTTCCCCATACCGGCGGCGCTCCGACTCAGCCTGACTCTCTCTACGGCATCTCTTTAAAATGTCATAGTTACATGtttggaatttattttttataatagaatAATTCTGATCTGTtcataatttagaataaaagaaagaatagaggtttcataaaaaaaatgaactgcGGTTGTTGATCTGAAACAATAAGGATGAAAAacttcattgtttttgtttcacACCGAGAGATCTCCCTTGAAAGATTCATGTCAACattaaatttcatcaaatagATATAATCAATTAGAACAGTGTCATGGTTGGAAGAAAATAGCTTGAAATGATATCTTTTGTGGTGCTAAAGTGAGCAGGAAGAAGTCAATAGAATGGATTACCAAACTGATTGAAGTGAGAAAGAGCGACGAAGTGAGAAGGcgcagaaagaaaaagaaaatcgcAACAGTAACAtgggagagagagaagaggCATGGATGAAGGTGCTGAGAAATAATTAGGCTGCAATTACTAAAATTAGATCTCATGGTAAGGATTGATCCAAAGGCTATGATTTAACCCTCTCATCTCATTTTAAaactcctctcacttgatacaccctatatatatatatatatatatatttgtgtgtgtgagGGAGGGAGAGATGTAGGTGCCTATGAATGACTATGTTATCActaattgaaatgttttttcaatattttaattcCTTTGGAGTTTGATTATTAGATTTAAGCCTTACATTAATATCATATGCAAAAGAGTTAGCAGGGGAATATTTACCTAGAAAGCAATGGATAAAACTATGACAAAATAATTACCTGTTCAAATATAGTTGTTTTATGAGACCCTAGGCGAATGAGATTGAGAAAGTTGTATGAAACAGGGGGAGCATAGCGAGCAATCATACTgggaacaaaatagaaaataaattatatttgctAGATAGCACCAGAAAATTGAGAAACATAAATAACTAGCAGTGACAGTACACAGTAGTGAATATTTCTTACGAGCATATCATAAGCAGGTTAACTGGGCTAGTCTGTCTGGGTGTCAATGAGTAAAACATCAGCCTTCCAATtttgaacaaggagaagtatgTGCAAATGCACATGTACATGAGTGGAACAAAAGCAAAAGCCTAAGCAAGAAATTGAAGATATGTGATTCAGAAAATGGCTTGTCTTCATTAGTATAATACAGTAAACATTTCATTAAGGCAAAGAGACATCGTGTGGTATTCAATgagtaatttaatttaattgtaagCACTGAAAGTGCAAAAATGTTTTACACTGATGTCCAGTCAAGCTTTACCATTTAGAtatgttaatattatttttcaaaataccTACACAAATATCTAAATGGTGAAATGTGATTGAATGTATGAgtgaaattattttacattgttaaattttaaattctGAATAATTTGCATGCATCGATTTCATGCATAACCCAATTCCAAAAGTGAATTTACGTTCAATACTTGTCTTATGCAAGACATGGTGTTGGTAATACAAGAAATCAGGTAGTGAATTACAGCCTTACACCAAAAGGATGCAAGTTTATTTTAGCTAAGAAAAGATAAGCAGAGaacaattcatatttaaaacaaaaaataaaataaagcacaGGTGCAATTGACCAATAATATGCACCCCAAAAAAGGCCAAGATTCTCAATTATGAGGAAGTTCATATGAGACAATGTCcgttcaattttaaattattgtaaGATTTTCCATATTGTAgaacaaaaaatattcattaaaatCTTTTTTCCACAATGTGAGATGTTGTGTATGTATGTATAAGTATATATAAATTGGTCTACCTGCACAAGCATCTCCTGTGTTCCAACAGATTTTATAAGAATTGAGAAAAGAGATAGATCAACACTAGGTAGAAGTGTTGCCTCTGCTAAAAGAATTGCAACAGACATGATACCAAGTACAACAGCCAGCCCTTTTTCAACTTGTTTTCTCAAAATACACCGCCAGAAAAATTCTGCAAAGAACCACCATTTATTCAGaaacctaaataaaaaaaaagttccacTATGTATGGACACAAACACACATGTAATATTTGCATTATTTCATCAGGACATGTATGTTGAGAGGTCCCTCCAGAATTGATAAGACACCATGATGAATGAATCTTGATAATTCAAATGCATGGGAACTAACAATGAAACAAATGCATTATTTCACCATTTGAATGAATCTTGATATTGCAAATGTTACATGTGTGTTTGTGTCCAATTCCAGTTCTCTGTTGGGAACAACTAACAGAAGCATCTTTACTAAGGTTAAATCTTGCAATACAATTCCAATTGCAGGAAAAATATTACGTGGATTTAGGAACAAGTAGATTAACAGAGATTCTTAAAATTACCTAAAGTGTCAAATAAAGACCCTAACTTGCCAGTCCGAGCAGGTCTGATGCTTGACATATATTTCctgaaataataacaaaaatttcATGAAGTTAGCTGGAAaaacctttaaatttttttgaagcaTATTGAAATGGGGCAAAAAacccacaaaaaaaattagaagcaaACCATCCAGTTGTGCGGCGACGTTCATAATTCTTTGTAGCGTCTTCCACTTCAAGGGCTTCTAGTACATAAGTCATGTACTCACTGCAAAAGCAACAATATAAGGAAATACCATGTAAGGGTTTGAAAAATGCAAGAGCTACAACCAAATAACCATGTTTCCATATATAGCCAGTTAATAGTATGGAAGGGTGGAACATTGCAAATGAGCAAAAGAATTAATAACTTAAAATGACAGTTAACTATTTTCTTACCTTTTATATCTGTAGTACTCCTCAGTAGCCCCCCGGAGATGACGTCTTAATGTTGCCATTGACTTCTCATCAGTATCGTAATCCATATCACTTCCCCCCAATCGGCCACCTTGTGGTGTGAACGACGGATCTTCCCTAAACTGGAAAGTAGAATATTATCCTAACAAAGAACCATGTTCTGCAATCAGAATCTTTAAGCAAAGAACGTGAGATTTATACCATTTGAGTTAGCACGTCATCAATAACATCCATGTAAGGTCTCAGAGGATCACGCCTAGACATCTGATTCGAAGTGGCTTGAGCAACCTACAAAAATAAATCACCACAGAACTTCAAGTTTTTGCCTTTTGTCGTGAGGGGGTAGgtttaagaaagaaaagaaagcagGGTTAGTCTAAAGTTCAACTAAACTGTATTGATCCATTCCTATCTTGCATCATCCCCCTACCCACATTGTTAATAGTAGTGTATTAAGCATGTACTAGTATTTAGTGTGTCTTAGAATTTGGACTTAGGATCTAACTCGATCCAACAAAACTAGGTAGTAAGAGAGGAATGTCATAGCTTCTAAGCACTATATAGGCCATCTCTCTAGTTAATATGTAACTATCAGCACACACCCAATGCGCTCAGGGCTAGAAATTTTAAGTTTGGACTAAAGTGTGTGGGATAATAGGGATATCAATAGTGTGCATGTCCTTTTCCCGACCACGTACTCCActaaaaatattgtataaaaaCAGATGTCCTGCATCCTTATTGGATtagttttcttgattttttccACATTAGAACACTAGTTCTCTCTTTATTCTTTTTCCACTTTACTTCTCTTGCAAAAAATTTCTcttttccaaacaaaaaaaggaacgtacagcagcagcagcatctTGACCTTGGTCATGAACCAAGTTAAGTCAGTGCTGCTGTGTCAGCCAATTGATTGCTCAGGAGACTGGCATAGTCATTGGTGATAGTCTAGCATCGAGACAGACTGGTGGGATCTTAAATTTGACATAAAGAAGGCTAGGCTAAACAAAACAAACTACatgttaagaaaactaaaatcacTACTACTCAAGAGCATAGGACATAAGAGTTCCCTAGGCAAGATTTAGTTGACCTCCGATGAACTGAGTATAAGTTAGCTTGCatgagattgaaaaaaaaaaaatcctgttTGCCTATGCAGATTGGGAAAACATACAACATAAATTTTATGGACAAAATGTACGAACCACTTACAACAATAGCATTTGACAGTTCTTGATGAGCATCATCAAGTTCAACAGCCATTTTAGCAATTTTGTGGGAAAGAACTTTTTGGCGGGTGGTCCAGTCAGCATTTCTCCAAACATTTTTGGGAATTTCACTTAAACCAAAGCCAAGAAGAAATGCGCCAGTAACTAGTCCGAAAGTATTTGAGCAAGCCATGGCTAATCCCAAAATACTTCCACTCCTGCTTATAAAAGAATCAGCTAACTGaagttaaatttaaaaaaaaaaaaaaaaaaaaaaaaaaaaaaaaagaggggcaGGGGCTTCACTTGAAACCAAAACGCATATATGCACACGTAGAAATGCAAAAAGGGTTATGCAAACTGCTGATTTGTGAGTTATATGCATTATATAGCTTTCCAAAATGTGCTGAAAGCTGAATCACTATATATCTTATTATAAACGCAGTCTTGGAAAGACTCACAGAGACAATGCAATGATAGCATCTTGGAGTAAATGCAAatatgtcaaaaacaaaaaaaaactataaatgttGGATAAAATTATGGCTTGCAAATGTACGGCTTTCACAGATAAATTGTTATTGCCCATAAAAACTGGTTCACTCAAATCCTCCTTACtcacaaaaattttaaaaaaatagaaagatgtTTTTTGGGCACAAATTTCTGGAATACATCATTCATGTCGAAGTCCAAACATCGTTAAAAAAAGCATCTATCCTTATGActtataaatattcaagaaaaaattagattagttGCTATGTGTGGAGCATTGAGGAAACAATGAAACTCTTCGAGTGAAAATAAGAATATTCATTCAAAGAAAACTAATTAGAAAACTCTAAGCAAAAATACCAAAGGGACAATTTCTTGCAATAAAAATCTGTAATATAGTTCATAACAACAAAGGTTAGGAAGACGAGAACCAACCAGTGCCTGTGCATCATAATGAGAAGAATAAGTCCAAAAAAGCCAATGGATCCGACAATTAGATAGAAGACCAAGTTAACGTGTATACTAGTCTTCAATCTTTCCGATACAGTAAAGTCACCAGCATCTTCAAAACCCTGAATAAGGGGCACGACAGCCCTGCTTAGGataacataatttaataaatgagcAAATTTCCATTTCTGATGAGTAAATTCCATTTATATATTTCCTTGAAACATTTAGTTAGTACTATTTTACACAAGAATATGAGAAGGCAAGCAACATTAAAACAAATTAGCAAATAGCATAATAGCTCATGCACAAAATCATCTAAGATGTACAGCTATGCATAATAAATTGTGTTTTGTCATTGATTATTATTTACAGCATGGCTTAAGCCTCGTAAACTTATTGTCGATTATATATTATCGAGAAGTTGAATATGAAAGATATCAACCGAAAGAATAAAGGAAAACAAGCACAATGAGTTATGAGGTTAAAGTTGTTCGGAGCAATGGCTTAGCTTAATTACTAGGAGAAAGGGTGGATGAGGATTAATTTAGAGTTGTTAGTGGTGGGAAAATGAGCAGCAGCTAAATTGTGAAAAGGGGGAACCCTGTATTGAAGGGATTGGAAGAAAATTATCTCGTTTTTCTGTTTGTCATTCATCCTACAATCAAATAAGTATTCtatcattttctcttttatttatctcTCATATCTCTTTCCCTTTGGGTCTGTAATAcaaccaaaagaaaataatctGAATTTCATAAGATGTgtattgataaaaaattatatatattctcattaaatagttattttagcTTAATCCATTTATGCATCATATCCTGTACATGAATCAACCAAAGTAGATATTCCATTTACTCGAACAACTAATATTTCCTTGCCATGTTAAGAAAGAGCAAAGTACTACTGAATTGATAAACAGAAAGACCTCAAAAAAGCATTGGTCAATTATCCAATATGTGGGGATAAATATTGGCCTTTCTGAGTCACAATTATACAA from Medicago truncatula cultivar Jemalong A17 chromosome 8, MtrunA17r5.0-ANR, whole genome shotgun sequence includes the following:
- the LOC25501867 gene encoding LMBR1 domain-containing protein 2 homolog A isoform X1, translated to MWVFYMISLPLTMGMVLLTLRYFAGPSVPLYVLFTVGYTWFVSLSIIILVPADIWVTISSQLDNGGISFFWSWSYWSTFLLTWAVVPLIQGFEDAGDFTVSERLKTSIHVNLVFYLIVGSIGFFGLILLIMMHRHWSGSILGLAMACSNTFGLVTGAFLLGFGLSEIPKNVWRNADWTTRQKVLSHKIAKMAVELDDAHQELSNAIVVAQATSNQMSRRDPLRPYMDVIDDVLTQMFREDPSFTPQGGRLGGSDMDYDTDEKSMATLRRHLRGATEEYYRYKSEYMTYVLEALEVEDATKNYERRRTTGWKYMSSIRPARTGKLGSLFDTLEFFWRCILRKQVEKGLAVVLGIMSVAILLAEATLLPSVDLSLFSILIKSVGTQEMLVQAFAFVPLMYMCICTYFSLFKIGRLMFYSLTPRQTSPVNLLMICSMIARYAPPVSYNFLNLIRLGSHKTTIFEQRMGNIDNAVPFFGDKFNKIFPLIMVIYTLLVASNFFDKVFDFLGGWRRYIFKTEAEDMDGFNPSGLIILQKERYWLEQGRKVGEQVVPLARNFNSIDVESNNNIMEQNDVEMKGTSTLINAEINGRLSKTLKEETRRYSSSSEAISRKYAGVRQQSGQASKLKAEERNLDSAKVSLLDKGNTHYGNTSGTYGLGSTWQTLKKGFTSFKADIGGAKGFLPTRQTQQDMISHVSSSESLDDIFLRLKQPSMDQAFYNDGSSR
- the LOC25501867 gene encoding LMBR1 domain-containing protein 2 homolog A isoform X3; this encodes MMHRHWSGSILGLAMACSNTFGLVTGAFLLGFGLSEIPKNVWRNADWTTRQKVLSHKIAKMAVELDDAHQELSNAIVVAQATSNQMSRRDPLRPYMDVIDDVLTQMFREDPSFTPQGGRLGGSDMDYDTDEKSMATLRRHLRGATEEYYRYKSEYMTYVLEALEVEDATKNYERRRTTGWKYMSSIRPARTGKLGSLFDTLEFFWRCILRKQVEKGLAVVLGIMSVAILLAEATLLPSVDLSLFSILIKSVGTQEMLVQAFAFVPLMYMCICTYFSLFKIGRLMFYSLTPRQTSPVNLLMICSMIARYAPPVSYNFLNLIRLGSHKTTIFEQRMGNIDNAVPFFGDKFNKIFPLIMVIYTLLVASNFFDKVFDFLGGWRRYIFKTEAEDMDGFNPSGLIILQKERYWLEQGRKVGEQVVPLARNFNSIDVESNNNIMEQNDVEMKGTSTLINAEINGRLSKTLKEETRRYSSSSEAISRKYAGVRQQSGQASKLKAEERNLDSAKVSLLDKGNTHYGNTSGTYGLGSTWQTLKKGFTSFKADIGGAKGFLPTRQTQQDMISHVSSSESLDDIFLRLKQPSMDQAFYNDGSSR
- the LOC25501867 gene encoding LMBR1 domain-containing protein 2 homolog A isoform X2, encoding MWVFYMISLPLTMGMVLLTLRYFAGPSVPLYVLFTVGYTWFVSLSIIILVPADIWVTISSQLDNGGISFFWSWSYWSTFLLTWAVVPLIQGFEDAGDFTVSERLKTSIHVNLVFYLIVGSIGFFGLILLIMMHRHWSGSILGLAMACSNTFGLVTGAFLLGFGLSEIPKNVWRNADWTTRQKVLSHKIAKMAVELDDAHQELSNAIVVAQATSNQMSRRDPLRPYMDVIDDVLTQMFREDPSFTPQGGRLGGSDMDYDTDEKSMATLRRHLRGATEEYYRYKSEYMTYVLEALEVEDATKNYERRRTTGWKYMSSIRPARTGKLGSLFDTLEFFWRCILRKQVEKGLAVVLGIMSVAILLAEATLLPSVDLSLFSILIKSVGTQEMLVQAFAFVPLMYMCICTYFSLFKIGRLMFYSLTPRQTSPVNLLMICSMIARYAPPVSYNFLNLIRLGSHKTTIFEQRMGNIDNAVPFFGDKFNKIFPLIMVIYTLLVASNFFDKVFDFLGGWRRYIFKTEAEDMDGFNPSGLIILQKERYWLEQGRKVGEQVVPLARNFNSIDVESNNNIMNDVEMKGTSTLINAEINGRLSKTLKEETRRYSSSSEAISRKYAGVRQQSGQASKLKAEERNLDSAKVSLLDKGNTHYGNTSGTYGLGSTWQTLKKGFTSFKADIGGAKGFLPTRQTQQDMISHVSSSESLDDIFLRLKQPSMDQAFYNDGSSR